One Triticum dicoccoides isolate Atlit2015 ecotype Zavitan chromosome 5B, WEW_v2.0, whole genome shotgun sequence genomic window carries:
- the LOC119311480 gene encoding histone H4: protein MSGRGKGGKGLGKGGAKRHRKVLRDNIQGITKPAIRRLARRGGVKRISGLIYEETRGVLKIFLENVIRDAVTYTEHARRKTVTAMDVVYALKRQGRTLYGFGG from the coding sequence ATGTCGGGCCGCGGCAAGGGAGGAAAGGGGCTCGGCAAGGGCGGGGCCAAGCGCCACCGGAAGGTGCTCCGCGACAACATCCagggcatcaccaagccggcgatcCGTCGTCTGGCTCGCAGGGGCGGCGTGAAGCGCATCTCGGGgctcatctacgaggagacccgcggcgtgctcaagatcttcctcgagaacgTCATCCGCGACGCCGTCACCTACACCGAGCACGCCCGCCGCAAGACCGTCACCGCCATGGACGTCGTCTACGCCCTCAAGCGCCAGGGCCGCACCCTCTACGGATTCGGAGGCTAG